Part of the Salvelinus namaycush isolate Seneca chromosome 25, SaNama_1.0, whole genome shotgun sequence genome is shown below.
CTAGTGTCGCTATAACAAGCCCCGTCTTAAAGGGGGCAATCTGCGATTGCTACATCCATGTTTTGACTTTTAAATGAGTGATATacagccattgattcttgaagaatataacttattaaTGGCTCATGGCATTAGTTCAACTGTCTAACCCCATCAGAATCCAAAACATAACCTTGTTTTACTTCATTGTTTATAGACATCGTAATTGTAAACTAACTGTATAGCTTCACATATAACTTCAACTATTATTTTGATCTTATGGATGGTCAGACCTTGCATctgtagctctgtctatgaatttgagagtggttctccatctccatctctaagCCATTTACCTAAAAAAAAAGTTGTTGCGTTGGCGCATCGTTGTTGTTTTAACTGCAGGTTGCCTTTTAAATCACATTATAATGAACACAGAATTTATACGTTTTCCTGTTTGGGATGCATTTTTCACTTGTTTCATTTTGATTATATAATTATTTAGGCTACCCATTTATGAAAGACTCTCTATTCTTTATACCTTGTGGGATTTGACTAATGACAACAACTAAATAAGAAGTTGATCACGTTTTATTTTTGGTACAGTTCACTCTTGCTCAATGTGAACCTGTGGTGAGTGTTTTGAGTTGGGGTAATCGGAAAAGTACAAAATCGCACAAAGATGCTTTTGATAGAGGGTAAAAGGGCCATCTAAGTGAAGGTAGGATTGGGGATAGACAGTGTCGTTTGAGTATTTTATTAGGAGGTGGCAGGGGAGTTGTAAGGGACAATCACGTGTGCGGCCTGTCCTCTCATGAAGCTGTGAGACCTTCAGGGCTATGGTAACCAGGGTAACCAGCATCacctggcacacatacacacggacATAGGTTATACACTAGTATGTAGCTATATGCTCATGTTCTATGATGATAGTCTCAGAAACACCACAGTTTGGTCAGTGAGATCTAATCTCTGAATCATCCTTTGTCTGATGTGGATCTTGGAAGAtcttgttggggtctgtctcgTAGCTGTCAATGTAGACCTGAACTGTTTCCCCCATACTCCCTGTTCCACTGAGCCTGTAGATGACCCGCGAGCCGTCTGTGAATATTATCCTCAAGCCCTGCAgatagggaaagggaaagggggatacctagtcagttgtccaactgaatatATTCAACTgcaatgtgtcttccgcatttaacccaataCAGAGACAAGATTAGCCAGTTAATAaagtacattttaaaaagtattgGAGACTCCTACAGTAGCTACAGAAGATGTCATTCTTATATCCTATAAGTCCAAAGTGACTTATAGCATGTCCAGTTCTGTGAGCACGCCAAAACAGCCACCCCCATTCCCCAGCTGGTGCCTGTCTACGGGGTCAGTGTGTTCAAAGTGGTCGGCCCTCTCCACCTGATAGAGCTTCTCGCCCACTGCGAACCTCTGGCCTACGAAGGCCTTCTCCAACATCGTCAGCTCCTCCATCATCTGAACGGCTGCATCCAGGTCGACTTCCTCACAGTCATACCTGCCCAAGACAGCACAGCAGAAGATAAAACCACGAGCTTTGGCTGCATTACTTGTGTGCCTCGTTGTTTCTGCAGCCCAACTCCTTTTGTAATTTGTTCAAGCAGGAACAGGCTATTGGCTGCAAGGCATTTTTCTTTCCAGGCATAGTGTCTCTTTGACTTCATTTTCAGCTTGTTATACAACTCAAGGTTTCACTCAGACTTCAGCACTAGCCTGCCTTACTACAACTCCCTGGCCCTGAGAAAGTCTTGTGGGGATTCAGAAATAAGTTCTGCAATTATATGATTTGACCACCAGAGGTCACCAGAGATTCACACTCACCTGGTGAAGACTTTCCTGCCAAACTTCTGCCAGTGGTCCTTCGTGATGTCATCCACATTCTACTTCCTCGCTGCCAGGATGGACAGCCATGCCAGCACGGCCCAAAGTCCATCTTTCTGACAGATGGTCAGCATCTGACATGATAGAAACAGTGTAGGTTTGCTTGAGGTTCTTGCTGTGTTAGCCACCTCTTCTGGTAACTAGTTCCGGACATTTGGACCTACTGATGAGCTACCTGTGCCGAAACTCTCTTCTCCATTTGCCTGCATCCATCAGGTTGCCAAAGAACTTCCACCCCGTGGGGGTCTCGTAGAGTTCAATCTTTATCGCTCTGGCTACACTACGAGATGGGGATATAGTCTTTTCGTTTTTTTTGGGTGATCTTACATGATTACGGTTTATGATCATTCTGTACATTTAAACCTTACAGTGTCCACTAGTTTGTTATTTATTGAGACGGGATGAGATGCAGTAATGGTCAATGGCTCATTTTCTCATTGGATAATGCCAGGCCGAGGTGTTAGTTGCCCAGTGCAGGGCTGGTGGGCATGCTGCGTGCGTAGCCTCTCACCCCTGTGTGCTGGACGTAAGGGGATGCTGAAAACATTGGCAGCGATGGCAGCCACCGAGTCTGATGGGTTGACGAAAAAGCCATGCTTACCCAGGATCATGTTACGGTCCTGGAAAACCagacaggggttagaggtcaggcaacaagagagagaggggttagcagCATCTGAATACAATTCAAAGCATCCAACCCCAAACCTTAAAGTTGTGATTGAAGTCTTCAGACAGTCTGAGATGCGTAAAGAAATTAACTGATGATTATTGTACCTTGATGGGTACTATTTTAGTAATAGTCTTGGATGAAATATAACTAAGATAAATAAATATAGATTATCATTAGATTTGCAGTTGTGTCAGCTTAGCCTGCTGTAAATCTCATTGCCTGTTTAAGCACTTTGATATTTTATTTTTTCTATATAATGACAAATTCACAAATTAAAGATGATTACTTGCAATGGTGATTATTATTAAAAGGACCGTTAAATTATTGGTTGATTGAACACGCACCCCGTCACCATCAAAGGCAGCTTCAAAATGGTGCTGGCCACCTCTCATGGCCTCAGCCAGGTCAGCTGTATAggtgaggttgggatcagggtgCTGACCCCCAAAGGGTTGCAGGGGGACATACTTAATGGCAGATTTAGCAGGGGAGCCCAGCTCCTCACACAGTATCCTCTTCACATTGGTACCTACCTCTGATGATTAAACAGAGGTACACATGGAGTCTTGTCCTGTGCTATCCCTGGTGTTCAGTGGGGAGCAGATATCCTAGTGGTTAAGaatgttgggctagtaaccaaaaggtcgctagTTCACATCCCTGAGCCGACCAGGTGAAAagctgtcaatgtgcccttgagaaaAGCGCTTAACTCTAATTGCTTTGGATAAGCGCGTCTGCTAAATGGTGTAAATGTTATCACAGGGGAGGTGATATGGTTCTAGGAACAGCTTGAGtttagaattttttttgtagCTTGATTTTTCCATAGCAGACAGTTTGTGtaaccccctcctcccctctctcctgagAGACTGGATCATGTAACAGACAGTTTGTGtaaccccctcctcccctctctcctgagAGACTGGACCATGTAACAGACAGTTTGTGtaaccccctcctcccctctctcctgagAGACTGGACATTGTAACAGACAGTTTGTgtaaccccctcctctcctctctcctgagaGACTGGATCATGTAACAGACAGTTTGTGtaaccccctcctcccctctctcctgagAGACTGGATCATGTAACAGACAGTTTGTGtaaccccctcctcccctctctcctgagAGACTGGATCATGTAACAGACAGTTTGTGtaaccccctcctcccctctctcctgagAGACTGGATCATGTAACAGACAGTTTGTGtaaccccctccttccctctctcctgagAGACTGGATCATGTAACAGACAGTTTGTGtaaccccctcctcccctctctcctgagAGACTGGATCATGTAACAGACAGTTTGTGtaaccccctcctcccctctctcctgagAGACTGGATCATGTAACAGACAGTTTGTGtaaccccctcctcccctctctcctgagAGACTGGACATTGTAACAGACAGTTGGAAACAACAGCTGAACTCTCAACTAGGCTGCTGCTCTCACAAATCCTGCTCCGCTCATCTTTACGGTGGCACTGTGTGACATTAGATTCAACCTAAGATGGATATCAACATCTGCACGTATAGAGACGGTATAACTATATGTTCTGTACATCGGAATAGAGCAGCCTTCTTCTTACCTCCTAATGTTGCATAGCCAGACGAGTGGCTCTCTAAATATTACATATACTCCAACTACACGTTGTAGCTGGAAGGTCTGGCACGCTAGATTCCTAACCTCCATGCATGGCGTTCTAGACGGATCTTGATGTGGTTCTCCCCAGACAACAGCTTCTTCAGTGCAGCAAAGTCAAAGATGTTCCTCAGCATGTTGGCATAAGACTCCGCCGAGTCCACTATCTCCACTGTGAGAAGACAAAGATCCTCAGAAATCCAAGAAGGGAAACAGTTCAAAGAATAAACACAGAGGCAATGTTCTGTGGCCAGATTCAATCAAACCAGAACCTATGCTGTTTAAAAAGTCACATTGATCTTACACTGCAAACTAGGGAATGTTTTTATTCGTTTTTCTATAGTGCAAGTTTTATTGAATTCTAGCCTAAGTATGTAAGTGAGTTTTTTTCTATTGCCTACTCTAAAACTGCCAACAAGGAATTCAGTTTATTTCCTTCTATTCAAACATCAGGTACCTGTTTATTTCTCCAGAACTCTTGTCAGGTTATGAGTGATGTGTTTGTGCTCACCTGTGAAGGGTTTAAACTTGTTCTCCAGGTCAAACATCTGTTTGCCCGGGGTAGCCAAGTCTACCCGGAGTTCTGGGCAGATGGCGTACTCCTCTATGTATCTACTGATCAGGGATATTTTGTTAGTGACTGCCTCCTGGGCTGGGCTTAGGTTGGTTCAAACAAAAAAGCAAGACTTCAGGTCTTGTGTTACACAAGGGCACTCATTTGTGTTGATCTTAATTGTGCTGCTCTAGTCTATTCAATTGTGCTTCTGAAGTCACCAATTATTGATATAGAATGACATTGtatcaaaaatgtcaaatatcTGCATCAAATATCTGCATGATACTTGTGGGAAATGTCTCTATCTTATCTTGTAATGCTCTTGGCTAACAACCTTTCCTACTGTTCCCTATTCTCTGCTTACAGTACCTGCATTAGCAGTGTTGAACTTGATGCCACAGTCTCCATTGGATCCCCCGGGGGTTGTGACTGGCAGTGAGGATGATACCGCCGATGGCCTTGTACTTCCTGATCACACAGGAAACCGCCGGCGTGGACATGATCCCGTGATGACCAATTACGAGCTGACCAACCTGCCAAGATGACACAGGTCTTTCAGGTTAGTATCTCTGTTGTGGTCGCCTATTTTAGCTATTGAAAAAAGCCACTATAGCTTGGAGTTATACACATTTTATGACTTAATGTGTATGGTATagattgtattttatttaatatTCACTTCTGGATTTTAACATGATAAATCCATAGGCTATGGTTGCTGGTGGTTATACTTAGCCAACCGAAGTATACTACAGTCATTGTGGTAGAAACACATGAAATATACTACAGTCATTGTGGTAGAGACACATGAAATATACTACAGTCATTGTGGTAGAAACACATGAAATATACTACAGTCACATGAAATATACTACAGTCATTGTGGTAGAAACACATGAAATATACTACAGTCATTGTGGTAGAAACACATGAAATATACAACAGTCATTGTGGTAGAAACACATTAAATATACTACAGTCATTGTGGTAGAAACACATGAAATATACTACAGTCATTGTGGTAGAAACACATTAAATATACTACAGTCCCATGAAATATACTACAGTCACTGTGGTAGAAACACATGAAATATACTACAGTCACATGAAATATACTACAGTCACTGTGGTAGAAACACATGAAATATACTACAGTCACTGTGGTAGAAACACATGAAATATACTACAGTCACTGTGGTAGAAACACATGAAATATACTACAGTCACATGAAATATACTACAGTCATTGTGGAAGAAACACATGAAATATACTACAGTCACATGAAATATACTACAGTCACATGAAATATACTACAGTCACTGTGGTAGAAACACATGAAATATACTACAGTCACATGAAATATACTACAGTCATTGTGGAAGAAACACATGAAATATACTACAGTCACATGAAATATACTACAGTCATTGTGGTAGAAACACATGAAATATACTACAGTCACATGAAATATACTACAGTTATTGTGGTAGAAACACATGAAATATACTACAGTCACTGTGGTAAAAACACATGAAATATACTACAGTCATTGTGGTAGAAACACATGAAATATACTACAGTCACATGAAATATACTACAGTCACTGTGGTAGAAACACATGAAATATACTACAGTCATTGTGGTAGAAACACATGAAATATACTACAGTCATTGTGGTAGAAACACATGAAATATACTACAGTCACTGTGGTAGAAACACATGAAATATACTACAGTCACATGAAATATACTACAGTCACTGTGGTAGAAACACATGAAATATACTACAGTCACATGAAATATACTACAGTCATTGTGGTAGAAACACATGAAATATACTACAGTCACATTAAATATACTACATTCACTGTGGTAGAAACACATGAAATATACTACAGTCACATGAAATATACTACAGTCACTGTGGTAGAAACACATGAAATATACTACAGTCACATGAAATATACTACAGTCACATGAAATATACTACAGGGTTAACGGGAGGGAAAAGTCTTAGCCACGCCCAGTATTTCACGGGCTGGTAGGGGGAAGCTATGGGTCCAAAAATAACCAGGGAGACTAGTATGTGTGCAGAGGCAGATGGTAACTGAAGACGCTCCTTAGTTCACACATGTGCAGGGGGATCACTGTCAGGGCTGTTGTCTCCAGTAAGAGAGACCCTAAGCACTGATTCAGGGTCAGTGTTGATTTGTGATGGTaataccaaagacagtacagtatgaagttcggcagaaactgcttctctaatagaaatccccgatcacgCTTGTATGTGATGTCATGGTCACGTTGGCTAAACTCATGCACAGAAACACGTAGTCAGGTCTAACGGTCGTCTCGGGCCGACGTGCGCATGTGCAAGTCGTTAAATGAAAGGCGATGAAGTTCGATATAACATTTTTAAGAAtacgaaaatgaaaacgtgtgtgtttgTCACTTTCATAAGGTTGGAGTAATATGTTTAGCTACTTAAAACATTGGCGCAAATCTAGGTTATGCCTTTAGAGTTTGAGAAAATTAACAACGAACAAAGAATATTTCActtctcattgacttctcaaaacCCAAACCCCCGGTCTGGTCTGCCGAGTCTGCTTTCCAAGTGTTCCTGTAAGTCTCGCAGTGTTGCTTCTCTGGGTTTAGAAGCTGGTAATACTATCGCAGACCAGTGTGAAGGGTCAACTTCTTCTCAGAGAGTAGAATACAATACTGCCTCCTGGGGCTAATGTGGTCTGTTTTGAGAGGCTTGTGCATAATTCCCAAACGTTAAGAACGTCGTGACCTACCTTAAAGCCTTTCAACGTTTCGTGTGACCTTCCAGTTAGACAAAACACTATTTCTAGCCACAGCTCAGTTGAAAGCTGCTTTGATGTCCAAGTGCACTTTTTTGGGTGAAAAACGACTAGtgctgtagtgcactactgttacaTCATGGACACTCATTATGTCCACTCATTATGTCCACTCATTATGTCCACTCATTATGTCCACTCATTAGcctgattttaaaaaataaaataaaattgtaggTCTGATTGCATCAGAGGTCAGTGAGATATGTGATGTTTTTCAGGTCAAGGCTGAACAGAGGAAAACCAAAAGGTTCCTGTCAGACACTCACCATGTTGTCGTACCCTCACTAAAGGCCATCTCTCAGTTTACGTAAAGGAACCAACTTgttctagcctgggtaccagtctgtttagctaacatCCCACTCCTTGTACTCATGTCATTATGAAACATGACACAAAGTCAGACTGGTGCCCAGGCTTAACTTATTCTGCCGATCATGATACTCCCATCCCTCCCATAGCCTCTGATAAGTCCATTCAAGAACATTTTATTGAGTAGTAATAATACTGTAATACTTTTATATTTACAGGTATAGCTATTAACAGCTACAGATAGACATTTGAATGACAATGTTTTTGGAACATGGCTGTAAGAGCTGGCTAGAAATCAAATGATTTGTTCATTTGGACAGTCATGTTACCGACTGTTGTAGTCTTTCGAGGATAATTATTCAGAACCACACCAGTAGTCATAAATATGCTTTATTTATTAAAAATACAGTATTTACAGTACATATGTGCTGAGAGTCAATGTGACTCAGTAAGTGGTGATAACTGCTGTTATTCAGGTGGATGCCTGTGTGCTGTCCATCCAGCTCCTCACCACTTCATACCTGGTTGTATTCAGACTTACAGTCAAATCTGCACGCTCAACTCAAATTTTCACATAAAAGAATGATGTACGTTTTGCATATTTATGAGGTTTGTGCTCAGATCTCAGGTACGAGTACCATCCGCCATACAGTCTGAAATACAGTCTGAATTACAGTCTGAAATACAGTCTGTAATACAGTCTGTAATACAGTCTGAAATACAGTCTGAAATACAGTCTGAAATACAGTTACATAGAGGATTCCTCAAATGCATGTAATAGTAACCAGGATGTTGTCGAACAATTTCACCCCGAAATTAGAACGTTAAACTGAGTATAAAAATGTTAGACAATTAATTTGGTTCCTTGTGTCCCAAAGCCTTTAATGCTGAAGAGGAGAAGTGAATCCCTTTCAGACTAGCTATAAGGCAAACTGTGGATTAGAGACACAGATTCAGAGTCCTATTCAATCAGCTTGGTCCGACTGCAGTCGACAGAAGAGACTCACTAAACTGACCTCCTAAATCTCCTTAAGGCCTTGTTGTCAGAGACTTATTACATATTTTCGCCAAAGGTTGGTCAATGTCTTGTTTCTATCCAGAGGTAAATGTCTGGTGTTCATTCTGAGCTGAAATTGCCTGTCTCTGAGGAGGTTGAAGCGAAGGTAGCGGCAGGGGTGGAGCGAATGGAGATCTGGGTGGATCGGAGGCAGTAGGAGGACCCTCGGGTTGGCTTCCAGTGGATTCCCCTCCTACGCTCTGACCGTCCCTTGGGTTTCACGTGGATATATTTCCCGTTCAGATTGGTGTCTCCGCAAGCGTTGAACCACCAGCCGCCTGCAAAAACCCATCGGATTAGTTAAACTGGATGCTGGTGTGAAAAAAAGCAATCTCCATTCAATCTAATGTTCCATTAAATCGTATGCTTCATAAATTAGATGAAATTAAACAATTTCATTCAAACAAACCCTGTACTTGAGCCCTACAATAAACCATGCATCCATAAAATCCCATAACATCCTCCCCACTCCCCACCACTTTACCTGTGTAGGTATAGGCACAGTGGGAGTCTTCAAGTTTGTCATTGTCCTGGTCCTTGGTGGAGAACATCATACCGGTGTGGTTGCTCATTGCGTCGGGCAGATTTCCGGACACCTGTGAGAGGTGGATTCTATAGTGGGCCTCGGGTCCATCCAGAGAGAAGTTGTACTCAATGAAGCGTTTGCCCTTTTTCCAGTCCTCCAGTTGGATGTTCAGGAAAGTGTCACCTTGACTAGCGAGGGAGTGGATCTTCCTCAGGCCCAGCCAGAACTCTCCTGTGACACAGACAAATCAATAAGGCTCAGTGCTGAAGTTGTACACACATACATGAGGTGACTGGTCTGGTGCACTGGTCATGGGAAGTACACATTACACCTCACAACTTCATCACTCACCTTGAAAGTCTCCAAATCCGTTTTCATACTTCTCCCAATTCTGATGGAAATTCATCGACCCATCCTTCCTTCTCTGGATGACCGTAGCCCCTCCATCTGCAGAAAGGAAAGAAGAAACGCTTAACTTCAAATCAATAAATATACATTAGTACACAAGGTTTCAGCTAATACTAATGGCTGGAATGTGgaaaatggaatggtatcaaaaacaTGGTTTTCACGTGTTTGATACTAGTCCATTCCCTCCAttccactccattccagccattattaagagccgtcctcccctcagcagactTCAATGGGAGCATTGGCTCTACTCGTCTGTCTTACCTTCACCCATGTCACAGTAGACCATGAAGGGCTCAGATTGGTTGGGCTTGATGGCGTACACTCCACTGGCTCTCTCGCCCTTGTTGAATAGCTCACTGCAGTCTGATGAGAGATCTGTGACACAACCATATTTTACAGTCTATCAGCAGCACCTTGCTGAAACCCCGTTTGTTCCTCAAACATTGTGTTTTAGTGTGGACCGTGTGTTTTGTAGGGACCCTGAAAGAGTAGCGGCTAATGGgaatagaaataaaaacaaatgATCATGACCCTTTTAAGCCACCTTACCCGTCATGTCCAAACTGCCATTGGTGGAGGTGTTGGTCAAATACCCAGCGAGGGTGGGCGGGACAGACTGGAAGTTGTCCGATGGTTTCTCAATGGTCTCTTGCATGAAAGGGTTGTAGGTGAGCTGAACATGAGAAGGAATAGTGTTGTTACGGCACAAGCAGTCATTTCTGTCGCTCTGCACAATAGTCGTTTTGATAGGTTTGAAACGTACACACAAATAATCATGGTAGATGAGGTGAATAATCACTGGTTAGTGTTTTTAGTCAtaaatcttgttctggaggcagctctgcagagtggtcactaacTGGCACAttcacaaagtcataaaatctgattttaaacctacctctaacctcaaaaaaaaaaagtacactATAATTACACTATAAACGCTACAATTTTAACTTTGCAGCTGGCTCATCTAGCAGAAATCGCTcggttctgcctccaggacaagattcatgacaaaaaacGTCAACCTGCTGAATAATCATAGTAGATGAGGTGAGTTTCACCCATATAATGTAAAGCTCTTTGAGCATCTGGTGATTTATAAATCCAAATAAGTATCTTTACTATAATGGATTGAACATAGAAATATAGTCATTTGCCTGCTGTCATGGTTGTAAGACTGTAAGACTCAAGCTACATGTTGTACAAATAACAACCGTCACCTCCAGAGTTTTCATCCTGCTCCTCTGGTGGTCGAGCTGGTCGCTCTGCTCTCTCACAGCCTTCAGCAGCTCACTGATGCTCCTCTCCTGGGTGTGGATCACATCCTGTGAGACACATGAGGGGACAGGGATGGGTCATTTCTCCAGACAGGACTATTTATCCTTATAGGGTTCAACAGTTCTATCTGGTACTACAGTGGTGTTAGGGAGTAGGCTAATCCCTAGAACCAAAAGTGACTTTGGTCAATGTATCTTCTTGAGGTTGGTTGAAGTGACTGAAAACCTTGTAAAATTTCCCCATAAACCTTACCTTGTCCTTGGTATCTTACCACACCAGTATTCTACATGGATATTGCAGTGAGTATTGGGAGAATATTAAATCAGCTTTAACACTATGTTCAACTCATTTCCCCCCCATGGGTTAAGGTCAGGTTGGGATGGCTCACCTTCAGTGAGTTGATCTCAGCCAGCTGCTCGGCGGGGACCAGGCCCTGAGACAGGCCGCTCAGTTTCACCTCCAGCCCTCCCACCTTGCTCCGAAGCTGGCTACGCTCCTGCAGGATGCTCTCCACCTTGGAATTGATCTCCAGCGACAGGTTCCGTATCTCCTCGTTGTTGGCCTTGAGCACCACTGTGGTTTTCTTcagctcctcctcttcccccttgaTCTCGCTGGCCAGCACGGAGAGCTGGTTGAAGGAGCTGTCGAAGATGTTGAGTTTCTGGAAGATGTCGTTTATCTGGCTCTTGGTCTTATGGACGAAGTCCCTGAGGCTGTGGCCGAGCTGGAGGAGACCGTTGGCCAGGAGGCGCACGTCATCCAGAGCGGCGAAGCGGGAGCGAGTTTCGACGGCGGGAacctgagggagaggagagtctTTGGACATGGACTCCTCCTTGGCGCAGAGGACCAGGGGCCAAGAAGCCACAAGAACGAACAGAAAGGTTAGCGTTAGCTTCATTATGTTGTTTGTTTCTGTCTTGAGACCTTCAAGGTGTTGGTAGTGAGCTGGCCCTTGAGTCCTCTCTTCCCTTGAAAAGACACCACAGGACACAGAGCTAGTAAACTATATAGGCTGCCTGGGATGAGGTTGATTATTAACTTACTGGTCTCAACTGATTTTACCTCTACAAATATGGATGCAGCGTTCACGAGTCCAATTTACAAAGAGCTTAACTCTTTCATGAGTAGACTTTGTTTGAAATGACTGGAGTCTGACTATTATTTCAGTGTTCTATTCTGAAATTCAAAAGAAAAGAACTGAGTGGGCAGCTGTGTGTGATGCATTCAATCGGAATGTTCAGTTCAAAACACTGGTGTGCCAGTCTGGTACAAGAATCCACCATCGATGCCAATTCCAAAATTGCCACATCCGTGTGCCAGTCGGGGAATCGTCATGGAAGACCAAATAACATGTTCTTGTTGGTTCTCAGAAAGCATCTTAAGTCTCAAGTCCAAATATATTTAGACTTTAAACAGGGCACGCAATTATCAACAACCACGGTGTATAATTATTATATCTGATTGGAGTTTCTTTATTTTGAAATAGACATTCATAACATTTACATTGGGAGAGTTGCAGGAAATTAAGCTACTGAAATGCAGTACGGTGATTCTAAAGCCTTGTTCAaattggcagtttgaagtgacaCATTGTTTTGGGGGGGTTAAATATCGGATTCGAATCTgttctttttcctgcagtctgaacagccaaaaagcacatggaataaGATATTTCAAGCCTCATTTCAAACCACctctgattcctggccatgcgacttgtgtctgaacggtcaaatctgatttattttccctcaagtggtttttagactgttattta
Proteins encoded:
- the LOC120020744 gene encoding angiopoietin-related protein 3-like, whose protein sequence is MKLTLTFLFVLVASWPLVLCAKEESMSKDSPLPQVPAVETRSRFAALDDVRLLANGLLQLGHSLRDFVHKTKSQINDIFQKLNIFDSSFNQLSVLASEIKGEEEELKKTTVVLKANNEEIRNLSLEINSKVESILQERSQLRSKVGGLEVKLSGLSQGLVPAEQLAEINSLKDVIHTQERSISELLKAVREQSDQLDHQRSRMKTLELTYNPFMQETIEKPSDNFQSVPPTLAGYLTNTSTNGSLDMTDLSSDCSELFNKGERASGVYAIKPNQSEPFMVYCDMGEDGGATVIQRRKDGSMNFHQNWEKYENGFGDFQGEFWLGLRKIHSLASQGDTFLNIQLEDWKKGKRFIEYNFSLDGPEAHYRIHLSQVSGNLPDAMSNHTGMMFSTKDQDNDKLEDSHCAYTYTGGWWFNACGDTNLNGKYIHVKPKGRSERRRGIHWKPTRGSSYCLRSTQISIRSTPAATFASTSSETGNFSSE